In Panicum virgatum strain AP13 chromosome 5K, P.virgatum_v5, whole genome shotgun sequence, the genomic window TAGATGGCCAGTACCACATACTTGGAGGCTATGTAGCCGCCACCATTCAGTCCCCCGGTGCCAAGCAGGACGATCACTTGCACAAGCTGCGCCAAGGAGAAGTCGATGCTCGTGGTAGCAGCCCACTGTGTGACAGTTTAATCAAGAAGGTCAAGCACTAGCTAGCTACATGATTGATGCATTAATAACTCATGGTCATGGAAACGGACGAGGTAAATTTTCAACATTAGATATTAACATTTTATATATTAACTTGTATGTGATTGAGACATCGATAAATTTTCCAAAGGATTGAAATCAATGTACTTTTTTGCAAGTTGAAACTAGTGTGCCTGATTGTGCTAAGGCCGATCTCAATGAGAGTTCTATGTCACATCATCAATTTTACTAACATGATGAGGAGAAAGAGGTGGGAGTTTCATCTCTATGAAATTTATCCGGCACAGTTACCTTGTTCTCAACTTTTAACTATACCATAAAACTGTGTACACCTAGTATATTAATAAATATAAACTGAAAGTGCGGCCAGCCGGTCAGCGTATGGAAGCAAACCCACATGCCAGGATGCCTGCTTAGCAGCCAGTGAGCCAGGTGGCAGTCTAAGCACGCAATACTAAATTTAATATActatcctctctctttttttgcgggtaaaTTTAATATACTCTCAAGCTAGTATACGATCTAAGCCTGGTATAGATTGACCCCATTAAAATTACGGGAATACTCAAATAAGGTGCAATGGCCAGCGTACCTGTCCCACGATGTTGAACCTGTAATGTAGGACACAGGATTAAAActgttaattttttttgaagaaaacagAGGAGCACAGCTATATCAATTAAGAGGAGGATGTCCATATATACTTGACGATGTCCATATCATAGATCATTCTTTGGAGGTgtgtaaatatttatttaattgtGAGCCAGCTATGtgtacacacaaaaaaaaatggcgAATAAATGATACTAATAATACTCAGAAAAATCCGAACAGAACGCACCATCCAGTGATCCAGGAAGCTAGTGGAGCCCATTCCTTGCCGGCGAGCTTGGCGCTCCATAGTAGAGGCCACCGGAGGTCGGGTAGGCCGAGCAGATCTCCGCCATGGACAGGGCGACGCAGCCGTTGAACAAGGTCACCGCGAACCACCCGAGCGTCATGGACACCGGGCCGCCGTAGCGCAGGCCCGTGTTGTATGTTATCGTCACGCCCATCATCACGGAGATGATCGAGAAGGACAGGGCGAAGTTGGAGAGAACGCTACATGATGCAGGAATGGAGCAGAAACGTTCAGTGGCGAAAGGAGGACGGAGAAATTAAAGCAGCAGGGGCATGGGGAATTATTATCGATGGAAGCCGCACTTACGAGAGGCCGCGCTTGAGCTCCTGCATGTAGCCCAGTTGGTGCAGCCGGGCGCGGTCCGGATCtatggatggcaacgggtaaaaACCCGCTAGGGTGAGGATACAGTTTCAATTTACACCCACGGGTACGGGTACGGGTTTAAATTTGTGCCCGCAGGTACAAATATGGTGGGCACAGAAATGTCTTACCCGTGCCCGTGAACCCACGAACCCGCTTCAAGTCCTTGACATGTGGACCTCGTGTATTAAATATATAATGGGGAAGCATCAAGTTTTCTAGGGTTGCTTCCATTTCACTCCTCCCCCACACTTCTAGCCACCTCCCAGGccctccccaccgccgccgcccctccgatctgccccccgccgccgcccctccgatCTGCCCCCGCTGCCGTCCCTCCAGTCcttcccaccgccgccgccccaccgccgccgcccctccggtCCTCCCAACTGCCGCCGCCCTTCTGGCCCTCCCCCGCCGCTCTGGccctccctgccgccgccgcccctctggcCCTCCCCAGGTGGCCGCCGCTAGCTGCCCGACGACGCGACCCTGATTCGACCCCGTCCGCATCTCCCTCGTTCCCCGAGGTCCCGAGTCCCCGACCGCCCGATCTCCGTCTCTAGCTCTCCGGCGGTCCGCGACTCTGCATCTCCGACCCCCGTCTCCGCCTCCGGTCGCTCGGTCCGCCCTCGTCTCGAGCTcctccaagccgccgccgccggcccactCTTCGGCGTCCGGCCGCCCTccatgccgccaccgccgccagcccgccctCCAAGCCTGCACCGCTCGCCCGCCCCCCAGGCCCCCAGGCTAGGCGCGGTCGCGAGGAGGAGGTGAGCAGGGAGCGGTCGCTAGTGCCTGAGCCCCGCCGTCTGCCGCCCCTATGGATCTCCAAGGTATTGCGGGTATGCGGGTACCCGCAGGTATCCCGCGGGTGATGGGTACGGGCATAGCATTTCACCCGGCGCGGGTTGCGGGTGCGGGTACGGGTTTGAGGGTAGCCTTGCGGGTGCGGGTCTGTACGTCCCTTACCCGCGGGTAATGTGCCCGTTGCCATCCATATCCggatcggccgccgccgggtcgGCAACCGGCGGCAGCTCCAGGGAGCGGCGAGACAAGGCCATCGTCGTGCTCTCCGGCGGAGCAGGCCCGTCGATCCTCATCCTCTGCAGGTGCGGCAGGGTTGCTGCTATCTACTTACTGATGATGATGCTGGTATAGTTATCTTTGGCACCGCACACACATGTAGTCAACGGAGTGAGTAGAAATTTCGTATGGTTGCCCGTTCCGTCTTTCTTCAAAGTTAGGAGATTCTTTGGTGTGtacgctccccccccccccctgcgtCGTCAGCAATATTTCTTTCCGTCAGGGAAGCAGACAAAGCGAGGCAATCTGCGCAAGCGACTGGGAGCAGCAACCTCGCTGACATCCCACACTGTCGctttgatgtgacggatactataGGAAATTTTTTAGAAACTAAATAGGACCTGAGTATATATGTTTAGAACAGTGTGCACATAGGAGGCGCTCACATACTAAAAAGAATATTCAATGAGCGCAAGCTGCAGCTGAATGCCATGGCTGCCAATTTACACGTCAACATTTGTGATTGGCCCTTGGAACCAGAAGCGGGCGTGGAGCACCCAGGCGGCGACGCTGAGCAACAGCACGCCGCCGACGAAGACCGGCGTGTAGTTGAAGTTGTCCTCCGCCACGGGGTACGCCACCGGGAGGGAGAAGAGCACGGTGACGAGGCCCACCCAGGCGACGGCGACCCAGCCGACGAGGAGGCCATATTTCCCGAGGTGAAACGGCCCCGGAACGAAGGATCTCCGGGCGGTGGTCACGCGGAACAAGATGGGCAGCCCGTAGGCTATGTACGCTCCGACCGTGGCGACGGACAGCATTGCCTGGAACGCCACCTGGCTCCCCAGCGACTGTCAGGATAACAGAGACAAGCACAGAATGGTTGGAATTGACATGGAAATCCCGTTGCTGTGACTGTGACCGCTTGATGAATGAAGCTATGGAGGGTCAGATAGGAGCAGATCACCCCATACCGTGAGCGCCATGACGAAGGCCACGGCGACGGAGAGCCAGACGACGTTGAAGGGAACCTCGTGCTTGTTCACCCGGTACCAGAAGCGCGAGAAGGGCATGGCCCCGTCCCTGGAGAAGGCGTACCCCATCCTCGAGTTGGTAGTTATGCATCCGGAGCCGCAGAGGAAGGTGGTGACCGCGACGACTCCCAAGCACAgaagcgccccgccgccgccgccgtacctcCGGCGGAAGGCGGTGTAGAGAGCCTGCGCGACGGCGTACCCGCCGGCGTCGTTGCCGGGGTCCAGGAGGGACGGGATGTCCTCCGTCATGAGCGACGTCAGGGCCACCAGGAAGATCCACCCGAACGCGCTCGACAGAGCGACGGCGGTGACCAGCCCCGTCGGCCCGCTCCGGTCCGCGTTCTTCGTCTCCTCTGTCTGCACTCGTGACTGATCGGTCACAACTCTGATGTGCTGATGTCTGCACTTAGTGTCTTACCATGTGTGCCGACGCGTCGTAGCCGATGAGAGAGTACTGGCTCATCAGCAACCCCATGGCAAGAATGTAAGCCTTGTCGTGGATCCCCATGCCATTGTCCGTGTTGAAGTGTGTGAAGATAAACTCCAAGCTTGCCCTTTCCTTTGCAACCGCTGGAATCAAGATCACCAGAACAAATATACCTAGCATACGATGCAACCATCCAGTTAACAGTTAACACCAATGCTATAGTTTGCATAGCATACGTTGTCTATTGTATTCAAAGTCCAAGTCACTACtactaaaaaaataaacaatGACCTTTAAAAAAGTCCTCGGAGGCGGGCATGATTTTGAACCGTCTCGGTGAATGCTAGCGATTAACCGAGACAGTCATTTTTCATTAACTGAGGTGGTTAAACAAATCaactcgcaaaatcgattaACACAAGTGGTTGTTCTAACATaaacgcctcggttaatacCGAGGCAGCTACGCTATAATGCCCGCCTCGGATAATTGTAGGTCATCTCGGAGCCCAAACAGTCCATCTCGGCCCAATATGTCGCTCGAAGTATATAAGAAGGTGTTAGGGTTTCCCTCGCTcattcctctcctccctctcccagaTGCGCCTCTCTCCATAGCGCCGCTACCCCTCCCACTCTCCACAGCGCCGCCCCTCACTCCCTCTCCACAACAGCAGCAGAGGCAGCGCGACCCTCTCCTCTATAGGCGGTGTGGCTCCCTCCCCCACCCTCCCCTTCATCCGCAGCGGCACGGGGAGCAAAAACAGCAGCGGTGGAAGCAGCATGGCGCGCGTGAGCTGGAGGTGACGCATGCAAGTGGAGGCAGTGCACGCGAGCGGAGGATCATCACCCTTCCTCACCTTGAGAGGTCTCTCTCTCCCCGGCGGCGCCCTCTCTCCCTCAGGcccggcgtgccctctctcccTCTAGTGGCGGCGTGCCCGAGCCGGCCCGGCACGCCCTCCGATCCTCCGGCATGCGACGTCCGGATCCGACAAGCAGGGACCGGATTCGACAAGTAGGCGCTCCTCCTCCACGGGCTGGATCCGATGTCATGGACACCAGATCCGGCGAGCAGGGGCCGGATCTGGCCTCCCCCGGCAGCACTCCAACTCCTCCATCCACAGGCTCAAATCCGACGTGGAAGGCCGGATCGGTGAGCGGCGGCCGTGGATGGGCATGGCGCGGGCCCAACGATGGGCTCGTTGGGCTTATCCAtggactttctttttttttatctgattaaccgaggcgggtgGCCAACCGTCTCCATTAATGCATGATTAATCGTGACCTTTTATTGGAGGCGGTTGGCAAAACCGTCTATGTTAAGATTTTTTGCCTGCTTCAGTTAAAAATATTGTAGCAGTGAGTCCTGCATATATATATCTGCTCTGTGATCAAAGATGCATGTACAGTGTACCTGCGGCATTCCAGAATGCTCCGACGTGGCTAAACCATGCCAGGCACTGGATTGGGAGGCTGTTGATGAGCCCGTGAATGACCAGGATGGCACCATAGATGGCGAGCACGACGTACTTGGACGCCATGTAGCCGCCGCCGTTGCGCCCCCCGGTGGCAAGCAGGATGATCACTTGGACGAGCTGCGCCAACGAGAAGTCCACGCTCGTGGTACCAGCCCACTGCGTGACAATTCATTCAACCATGTTGTTGCGGTCAAGGAAATGGACATAAATGTTGTTGCGGTCCAACTAAGGAATTTGACCATCTCAATTCTTCCAAGATCATATATTTTGTTATTGATTGGTCTAGGTACCACACTACTGCACCTAGCAAGTAGCAATGGATTGGGAGCCAAGAGTAGATTTCTTTTACTTTCACCGTCAGATTTTCAACCATTAGAGATCAGCATCTGAAGGTCCAATTGAACTATTAATATTGCAGTTTTAGGCTACATAATCATAGTATGTGACTGATGAGGCATGAACAAGCTAGCAAGGAAGCCTAGTAACTAAATAAAACCTGGAAATGCGGCCTGCCGGCTCGCGTGTGGAAACAACAATGCCAATAATGCCACATGCCAGGATGCCAATAGGTG contains:
- the LOC120709219 gene encoding amino-acid permease BAT1 homolog yields the protein MMSRRSLELPVADTPAAADPDRARLHQLGYKQELKRGLSVLSNFALSFSIIAVMMGVTTTYNTGLRYGGPASMTLGWLVVATFNGCVALSMAEICSAYPTSGGLYYWSAKLAGKEWAPLASWVTGWFNIVGQWAGTTSVDFSLAQLVQVIILLATGGRNGGGYMASKYVVLAIYGAILVIHGLINSLPIQCLAWFSHVGAFWNAAGIFVLVILIPAVAKERASLEFIFTHFNTDNGMGIHDKAYILAMGLLMSQYSLIGYDASAHMTEETKNADRSGPTGLVTAVALSSAFGWIFLVALTSLMTEDIPSLLDPGNDAGGYAVAQALYTAFRRRYGGGGGALLCLGVVAVTTFLCGSGCITTNSRMGYAFSRDGAMPFSRFWYRVNKHEVPFNVVWLSVAVAFVMALTSLGSQVAFQAMLSVATVGAYIAYGLPILFRVTTARRSFVPGPFHLGKYGLLVGWVAVAWVGLVTVLFSLPVAYPVAEDNFNYTPVFVGGVLLLSVAAWVLHARFWFQGPITNVDV